The region GAGACATGATTTCCAAATTGAAGGAAAAGTATGATTATATCATTGTCGATACGCCTCCCATGGGCAATTTGATAGACGGAGCGATTGTGGCCCGTCAATGTGATGGAGCAGTGATGGTGATTGAAAGCGGCTCCATAAGCTACCGGCTGGAACAGCGGGTTAAGGGACAGCTGGAAAAAAGTGGGTGCCGCATTTTGGGGGTTGTCCTCAATAAGGTGAATATGAAGAGAAATGGATACTACAGTAAGTACTATGGAAAATACGGGAAATATTCCAAATATGGTCATTATGGAAAATATGACAGATACGGGAAGGCAGAGGCATGAGCTGGCTCCGAAACCATAAGAATTTGGTATGCCGGCTGGCTGTGGGTGCTGCGGCCCTTTCACTTACCTGTTTTATATGGACAGGTGTGAAACTGTATCGGGACAGGAAGGTCCTGGAGGCAGAGATTGCAGCCAGGAATCACGGGAAACAGTATGAGGTACAGGAAGACAGTATGTGCAGTTTTAGCGGAGATGTTGTGGAATATAAGGGAAAACAGTACAGACGCAACAGCTATGTCAAGGCTATTTTGTGTATGGGGATAGACCGGTCGGGAAATATGACGGAGAAGACCACCACTGGTTTCGGAGGACAGGCGGACGGTTTATTTTTGATAGCCCAGGATACAGTAAGGAATACCATAAAGATATTGATGATACCCCGGGATACCATGACCGACATCATGCTCACTGATTTAAGCGGAAATGAGTTGGGAAAAGACATGCAGCATCTGAACCTGGCTTATGCGTATGGGGATGGACGGGAGAGAAGCTGTGAATATATGGTGGAAGCAGTATCTGAGCTTTTTGGAGGATTGAAAATAGAGTGGTACATGGCAGCTGATACAAATGCCATCCCTGTGTTGAATGATGAAGTCGGCGGGGTTACCGTAACCATTGGAACAGAAGGAATGGAATCCAGGGACCCAGCGCTGGTGAAAGGGGAAACCGTAACTCTGCAAGGAAAACAGGCGGAGATATTCGTTCGATACCGTGATATTCGTGTTGATCACTCGGCATTGTACCGGATGGACCAGCAGCAGCAATACATAAAAGGTTTTTTTGAGGCAGTCCAGAAGCATTCGGTTAAAGACAGCGGGCTTGTGGTCAGATTGTTTGACCGGGTTCAGGAATACATGGTTACTAATATGGCCAAGGACCAATATCTTAAAGTAGCCATGGACGCGGTGGGCAGTGGAAAACTGAGTGATGAAGATTTTTACACAGTGCCTGGTGAAGGCGTGGTGACCCCCAGATATGATGAATTTTATGCTGACAAAGAAGCATTGACGCCTATACTGCTGGAGCTGTTTTATCGGGAGATTGAATAGGCTGGCAGTACAGAGAAACGCAATACCGGCTGGGACAGTAAAATACCGCAATATTCAGCATGGTATCATGCTGTTTATTGAATATAACTACTCTGAGGAGAGAAAGGAGAGGTGAAGGATATGAAAAAGAAATGCATAGCAGCTTTAGTGCTGGCAGCAGCTTTGGCATCACAGCCTGCATGGGCTTTTGCAGCAGGCAGTGCATCCAGCAGCGGCAGTGATGGCAGCGGTTCTATTAGCTCATCCAGCAGCAGTAGCAATAAAGGCACTACAAGCTCTAAGTCCAACACCACAGTATCTGTATCAGCTACTGGTGTCAAGACTACAGGCGCCACAACCAGTTCAAGCCCAACAGGCAGCACGATTGGCGTTGCAGTAGACACAGTAACGACTACAGGACAGCAGGTAACAACCAATTCCAAGGGAGAGGCTGTTATCGGCGACACCGCTGTTTCATTTGCAGACAGCGCAGCAGCAACAGCAGGACTTCCTTCTGATGTGGTATCAGCTATCAACGATATCAATGCGGGAAGACCACTGAACCAGGTTGTACAGGGTGTTGATCTGACAGGCTATAATGCTTTGACAGGAACACACGCAATCATTACCAAGGATGCGGCTACCGGCGCTGTTAAGACTGGTGCAGTAGAGGTATCCCTGTATGTGCCTAACCTGGTTTCCAATGTAAACAACGTGCAGGTATTGTTCTATGACAATGCTACTGGCCAGTGGCAGCTGATTCCGGCTGTTAAGGTGGATCCGGTAACAAAAACAGTAGCTGTCAATGTTCCTGGGTCTGGTACATTATCCGTAGTGTATAAGAACTAGAGCATTGAGAAGATGCTGGCCGGGGGGCAGAAAATGGCTGATGCCGGGCCCCCCGGTTTTACAGAAGTACTTAGGAGAAAAGAGTGGTGGAAGAAAGATGTATCGAAAAACAGATAAAGGCTGGCTGAAGCATTGTGACTTTACCTTAATAGATGCAGTATGCCTTCAGGTCGCATATATTGCTGCATATTTTATACGCCAGGGGATCCGTTGGCCTTATGCTAGCCGGTTGTACCGAAATATGGCATTTGTATTTCTGTTCATACAAGTATTCGTAACTTTTTTTGGCGAGAGCTTTAAAAATGTGTTAAAGAGGGGAAAATTTAAAGAGTTTACGGAAACATTGAAGCACGTATGCCTGGTTATACTGATTGCGGCTTTTTATCTGTTTGCGACTCAAAAGGGGGAAGAGTATTCCAGAATAACCTTAGTAACAACAGGTATTTTATATGTTGTTATTAGTTACATAGCCAGGATTTATTGGAAGAAGTATTTATTAACAAGAGGTTTGGAAGGAAAAGGAAAGCGTTCTTTACTTATTCTTACATCCAAGGGAATGGTGGAAGAAGTGGTACAGAATATTCTAAATAAAAATTATGAATGTTTTCATATCATAGGTGTATCTTTGTTGGACGCGGATTGGGCTGGGAGAACTATAAATGGAGTAACCATAGTGACAGACAAAAATGGGATTGCAGAGTATGTGTGCCACGAATGGGTGGATGAAGTGTTTATAAATCTGCCAAAGGACATGCCTTTGCCCCAGGAGCTTATGGATGATTTCATTGACATGGGTGTCACCGTACATCTGAAGCTGATTGAGATGGGAAGGTTAAAGGGACAGATACAGCATGTGGAGCGTTTGGGAAATTATACGGTTCTTACCAGCTGCATTAATATGGCGTCGTGGAGACAGGCATTTGTTAAGAGGACCATGGATATTGCAGGCGGGATGTTAGGTTGTATATTGGCAGGAATATTGTTCTTGTTCGTGGCACCTTGTATCTATATTCAGTCACCGGGACCGATTTTCTTTTCGCAGGTGCGTATTGGAAAGAATGGCAAGAGATTTAAATTATATAAGTTCCGCAGTATGTATATGGATGCGGAAGAACGTAAAAAGGAATTAATGAATCAGAACCGTGTAAAAGACGGGATGATGTTTAAGATAGAGAATGACCCCAGAATTATAGGCGGAAAAAAGGGAATTGGAAATTTCATCAGGAATTATTCCATTGACGAGTTCCCTCAGTTCTGGAATGTGCTTAAAGGAGATATGAGCCTGGTGGGCACCAGGCCGCCTACTGTGGATGAGTGGGAGAAATATGATTTACGCCATAGGGTCAGGCTGAGCGTAAAACCAGGAATTACAGGTATGTGGCAGGTTAGCGGGAGAAGTGAGATTACGGATTTTGAAGAGGTCGTGAAACTGGATAAAAAATACATAACTGAGTGGAGGATGGGATTGGATATTAAGATTCTGCTTCAGACAGTGCAGGCTGTGTTGGGGAGAGACGGGGCGATGTAGGGATGGTGAGGGAAACAAACGTAATAGGTCACTTTTGTGGTGAGAATGTAGAACTATATTAATAGCATTATGAACAACATTTCACTTGAGAGAAGATATGATAAGGACAAACCAAGAAATTCCTTGATTTCCCCCGATTTTGGCGCAGTTTTATCAAGCTTTCAAATCAAAATTTTTTGAGTCAGCTAATAAAAGGGACGATTAAGTGGCATAAAGATGGCGAATAAGTGAACTGAAAACACATGCCCTCATGGGGTATACGAGAAAGCGACAGATGTTGTTTCACATGAAATTTAGCGTAGACCTATGTTGATGATGTTATCAAGAGGGGTATGCACACGGCGTTGAAAATAAAGAAAGAAAAGATATTGAGGGATTAACTCTGAAGAAAAAGGATGCTATGGGCAGGGATAATACAGGCAATAAAAAACTGAAAATAGCAATGCTTGGGGCTGGTGAAATAATAGGGACAACACGTAAAAATCCTTGATTTATGTGGGTTTTCGAGGACTGCGCAAAAAATATTTCCTCTGAAAAGGTATTGTTGAAGTACTTGAAAGCATCGAAAGGATTGGTTCGCCACTGTGGATAAATGAGATTTGTTGCAGTGTTTATAAATAGTTTAACAAGATTGGAGTAACAGTTATGAGTTGTGTGGATTTAAAAGGCAAAACAATATTGGTTACAGGAGCTGCCGGTTTTATTGGTAGTAATCTTGTGAAGCGCCTGTACAGCGATGTGGAGGATGTGACAGTTATCGGCATCGATAATATGAACGACTATTATGATGTCCGACTGAAGGAGGCACGACTTAAAGAACTGTCTGTTCATCCTTCTTTTGTTTTTGTGAAAGGCAGCATCGCTGATAAAGAAACTATTATTGAAATTTTTGATAAATACAAGCCGCAGATAGTTGCGAATCTGGCTGCGCAGGCTGGTGTGCGGTATTCCATCACGAACCCGGATGCCTATGTCGAATCTAACCTGATTGGCTTTTATAACATCTTGGAGGCTTGCCGTCATTCCTATGATGATGGAGCAACAGGTGTGGAGCATTTGGTATATGCTTCAAGCTCTTCGGTCTACGGTTCTAATAAGAAGGTTCCGTACAGCACGGATGATAAGGTAGATAATCCGGTAAGCCTATATGCGGCAACGAAGAAGAGCAACGAGCTTTTAGCCCACGCTTATTCCAAGCTCTACAACATTCCATCCACGGGATTGCGGTTCTTTACAGTTTATGGTCCCGCTGGTCGTCCAGATATGGCGTACTTTGGTTTCACCAATAAGCTGGTGAATGGCAAAACGATCAAGATTTTCAATTATGGCAACTGCAAGCGTGATTTTACATATATAGATGACATTGTCGAGGGTGTTGTACGTGTGATGCAAAAAGCGCCGGATAAGGTAAATGGCGAAGATGGTCTACCGTTACCGCCATATGCGGTTTATAACATCGGCAACAACAATCCGGAGAACCTGCTGGATTTCGTGCAGATTTTGAGCGAAGAATTGGTGCGGGCTGGTGTACTGTCGGAAGATTATGACTTTGAAGCTCATAAGGAGCTTGTGCCGATGCAGCCAGGAGATGTGCCAGTGACTTATGCGGATACAAGTGCTTTGGAGCGAGATTTTGGATTTAAACCGAGTACGAGCCTGAGAGACGGTCTGAGGAAATTCGCTGAGTGGTACAAAGAGTTTTATATGAATGAAAATAAATAATTCCCACAGTGATGTGGAAAATGATACCCCACAGCGTGGGAGAGGAGAAGAAAGATTATGAGAGATTTTAAGGATTTGAAGATTGCAGTTGCTGGTACTGGATACGTTGGCCTTTCGATTGCTACGCTTCTGGCACAGCATCATAAAGTTACCGCCGTTGATATCATCCCGGAAAAAGTGGAGTTAATTAATAATAAAAAGTCCCCGATTCAGGACGAGTATATTGAAAAATATCTGGCTGAGAAGGAACTTGATCTGACCGCTACGCTGGATGCGAAAGAGGCATATAGTGATGCTGATTTCGTGGTAATAGCTGCGCCTACAAATGTCTACTCAACAAACCGTATTGACGTAGCATCGTCGAAAAGAGCCTGTTTTGCACACTATATGGGGCACTGAAATTGGTTATATTTCACAGCTGCATGAACTGAAAACGCCGAATGTTTATACAAAACGCTGAACTTTTGGCCCGTGCGGCACAAAATTGGCACATCTTTTTCAGAAGTTATGAGGAAATGGCGGAAAACAGGAGAAAACAACAAAAATCCATGAGTTTATCATTAACGTCTGAAACTGCTGTTGAGTACACTATCTGACCCACTAATGACACCTACATCATTACGGTTTGTTGAGTCATGAAAATTACGGAAAAACAGATGATTTCTACTTCATAAAACAGCTGTTGAGTAGAGCATGTATGGTGATGACAAATACATGTTTTGTGCAGTGAGAGTGAATGATTTGTTCATAACGAACAATGAATGGTGAGAGGTGGATTGAATGATATGTACAGTTTTAACAAAACTCATGCGCCGACAGGGTTCGATTCAACAATCCAACACTTAGAAAAAACGTCATTGCAGGGTATACGGGGTTCGACTGTATAAAACAGCACTTCGGTTATAGAGAAATAGAGACGAGTGTACTCAACGGATGTTTTATGGAGTAGAAAACAAGAGAAATACGATTGCTGGTGTAATTGGATATGACAGCATAAGAAAACACTTAGCCGAGTGTGGTTATCACACAGCGGAAATTAGAGAGAAATACTATCTGTGAAGAGCAGATGTGTACATAGATGAAGAAATGAGATGTTAACCCGTGAAGGGGTGGAGGAGTACATAATGGAAAAATTTGATTATTTAGTAGTGGGTTCTGGTCTTTACGGGGCGATTTTTGCCCATGAGGCGAAGGCTCATGGAAAATCTGTTTTGGTAGTGGACAAGCGTCCGAATATTGCGGGTAACATTTATACAGAAAGTGTTGAGGGCATCAACGTTCACAAGTACGGCGCTCACATTTTCCATACCAACAATAAAAAGGTTTGGAGTTATATCACACAATTTGCAGAATTCAACCGCTTTACCAACAGCCCCGTGGCTAATTACAAGGGCGAATTGTACTCGTTACCGTTCAACATGTATACCTTT is a window of Enterocloster clostridioformis DNA encoding:
- a CDS encoding LCP family protein gives rise to the protein MSWLRNHKNLVCRLAVGAAALSLTCFIWTGVKLYRDRKVLEAEIAARNHGKQYEVQEDSMCSFSGDVVEYKGKQYRRNSYVKAILCMGIDRSGNMTEKTTTGFGGQADGLFLIAQDTVRNTIKILMIPRDTMTDIMLTDLSGNELGKDMQHLNLAYAYGDGRERSCEYMVEAVSELFGGLKIEWYMAADTNAIPVLNDEVGGVTVTIGTEGMESRDPALVKGETVTLQGKQAEIFVRYRDIRVDHSALYRMDQQQQYIKGFFEAVQKHSVKDSGLVVRLFDRVQEYMVTNMAKDQYLKVAMDAVGSGKLSDEDFYTVPGEGVVTPRYDEFYADKEALTPILLELFYREIE
- a CDS encoding sugar transferase; amino-acid sequence: MYRKTDKGWLKHCDFTLIDAVCLQVAYIAAYFIRQGIRWPYASRLYRNMAFVFLFIQVFVTFFGESFKNVLKRGKFKEFTETLKHVCLVILIAAFYLFATQKGEEYSRITLVTTGILYVVISYIARIYWKKYLLTRGLEGKGKRSLLILTSKGMVEEVVQNILNKNYECFHIIGVSLLDADWAGRTINGVTIVTDKNGIAEYVCHEWVDEVFINLPKDMPLPQELMDDFIDMGVTVHLKLIEMGRLKGQIQHVERLGNYTVLTSCINMASWRQAFVKRTMDIAGGMLGCILAGILFLFVAPCIYIQSPGPIFFSQVRIGKNGKRFKLYKFRSMYMDAEERKKELMNQNRVKDGMMFKIENDPRIIGGKKGIGNFIRNYSIDEFPQFWNVLKGDMSLVGTRPPTVDEWEKYDLRHRVRLSVKPGITGMWQVSGRSEITDFEEVVKLDKKYITEWRMGLDIKILLQTVQAVLGRDGAM
- a CDS encoding NAD-dependent epimerase/dehydratase family protein, with the translated sequence MSCVDLKGKTILVTGAAGFIGSNLVKRLYSDVEDVTVIGIDNMNDYYDVRLKEARLKELSVHPSFVFVKGSIADKETIIEIFDKYKPQIVANLAAQAGVRYSITNPDAYVESNLIGFYNILEACRHSYDDGATGVEHLVYASSSSVYGSNKKVPYSTDDKVDNPVSLYAATKKSNELLAHAYSKLYNIPSTGLRFFTVYGPAGRPDMAYFGFTNKLVNGKTIKIFNYGNCKRDFTYIDDIVEGVVRVMQKAPDKVNGEDGLPLPPYAVYNIGNNNPENLLDFVQILSEELVRAGVLSEDYDFEAHKELVPMQPGDVPVTYADTSALERDFGFKPSTSLRDGLRKFAEWYKEFYMNENK